A portion of the Drosophila innubila isolate TH190305 chromosome 3L unlocalized genomic scaffold, UK_Dinn_1.0 0_D_3L, whole genome shotgun sequence genome contains these proteins:
- the LOC117787868 gene encoding probable histone-lysine N-methyltransferase CG1716 translates to MDNFTTDATEKTQAPRKRLGRPPKISTQPTELIEDLDAGAGESSGSTSPTLCRRSTRKKIVKFDVLDLLNKSRKTHKIQIEARIDSNTPTQSDNVASTSSQAATASVNRFLGNRAPLSSVPALPALEIFAKPKPTPSLIVAQVSSDKTISGQQQPQLPIRKRGRPRKKQPDDTVDLDTSSSNSSTSFPVESKVEIESNLSEESSNSDQSLKGFSISVEDASKSDLETLDENALETNQEESLSDDVETEIITVLQSDEEDSDSQIIFVEIETETLASAEENGIPSEQRNFKLIFPKEKEKLEIEAEEEQDTESNPLAEQLIVEDICELLAEGKMENAEQQQLDAEVEESITEVDSEKPSVSLNEDEGQQEEQQLETVNDTSEEAADELQEMQTQSSDMEQAAAEEELLILTETTKEILEQLKQDNKTDIVDEVMEDTSEIEPEAVAVELKTIQAIQKEKPLENKQTKNELTEYEIKMQEPKLEESDVIPTKQVKEETPIAFPAKPVMKESPKAPPANQMMKETVVAAPAKPVKEETSAASPIIQMKDKTPVAAPTKPVKEETIISTPAKTVKKETIPVTPVKQVKEESPVAEPAAAKPSTLPLSVEPAAASTEPTEIPSAEAQLSTSKADSMESRPTEKKKTNGSPAPAPAPAPSPKREKASTSSSVATNVPIVECDALFKVLDEANAQMRHEEKTKKKLKQSTKKQKLETSRQSSPTPPTRSKKSQGKKGARRNTISEDHQEKETLPLTNKRRNSLHPFKASPSPERRPEVDSKPSNSSKKTKEKKTSRKGGAAKDSMESNGKFGELPSRSIGTPTSEVDAPNPLLDIAKFIEDGVKLLERDYKVDDEQDEQQEDEFSSRVANLETPATTPSPSPTVSSEDLSSGVRRSHRIKQKPQGTKSSVGRGSSSHTPSISMEQQLSELAHIEAINEQFLRQEGLQTFQTLRDNYYRCARQVSKENAEMQCDCFVTGDEEGLGQLRCGDGCINRMLMIECGPLCTNGDRCTNKRFQQHQGWPCRVFRTEKKGCGITAELQIPPGEFIMEYVGEVIDSEEFERRQHLYSEDRNRHYYFMALRGEAIIDATSKGNISRYINHSCDPNAETQKWTVNGELRIGFFSVKSILPGEEITFDYQYQRYGRDAQRCYCESTNCRGWIGNEPESDEGEQLDTESDSEPESLNEEPRLEQGQKIKTPKGTKSKAQLKLPAARRKRKEQPKAKDREYKAGRWLRPSGGASGEKSPSGKHDHIEDPDVLEQLTLLSGSGLKNQLDTLRFSRCMVRAKLLQTRLQLLGVLTRGELPCRRLFLDYHGLRLLHAWISESGSDDQLRLALLDALESLPIPNKTMLNDSRVYQSVELWSNPAPDVELDAVHQRILALLQKWNGLPEIFRIPKRERIEQMKEHEREADRQQQQHAAPTALEDSNSASSLLNTDRYRQDRFRRDTSSRYEKSKPPSRMSGNNTICTITTMPHSEGASGSKSESRRRSDFDPRRTITKEMRRSLFERKVAQDEAEKRVGSEDWREHEARCEYFGLDLNTDRKLLPFYQNVETNEWFNSDDMPVPTPPRCGDNNEPPSPEYPDDVEYKLPPHVEPLPPSWHWTTDAEGDIYYFNLIDRIPQWHPPTAEQRLQKLVYDEPEPEVKADEPTDELVSIDIDCSSNLSAKSMQQYIEAKIRERRELRRHRLVSVRVISPRREEDRVYNQQESRKYKENKEKIRRRKEIYRRTRNDSNNPEPLDDLPQDALPIQRYLYSSDDETTDCDANLSLADIDVKKEPGRSSETETLQGAKRKLPPLEGQKKHRSERDKKRKTASTAREASDKFNFEISGHVAELLRPYRQDNCQLGRITSDEDYKFLIKRLSQHITSKEKRYCDNTGNPLACTESVKYKSHDFIKQYMREKGPIYKRPIDKTD, encoded by the exons ATGGACAATTTTACGACAGACGCAACTGAAAAAACGCAGGCGCCGCGCAAGAGACTTGGACGTCCGCCCAAAATCAGCACGCAGCCAACTGAGCTAATTGAGGATTTGGATGCGGGCGCCGGGGAAAGTTCCGGCTCCACATCGCCCACATTGTGCCGACGCAGCACACGCAagaaaattgtcaaatttgatGTGCTGGATTTGTTGAACAAAAGCCGCAAGAcgcataaaatacaaatcgaGGCACGCATTGATTCCAACACTCCGACGCAGTCAGATAATGTGGCATCCACATCGTCGCAGGCGGCAACCGCTTCCGTCAATCGTTTCCTTGGAAATCGTGCGCCGCTTTCCTCAGTGCCGGCATTGCCCGCGCTGGAGATATTCGCAAAGCCAAAGCCGACGCCGAGCTTAATTGTTGCTCAGGTGAGCAGTGATAAGACAATCTCTGGccaacagcagccgcagttGCCGATACGTAAACGTGGACGTCCTCGCAAAAAGCAGCCCGATGATACCGTTGACTTGGATACCAGCTCATCTAATTCAAGCACAAGCTTCCCAGTGGAAAGTAAAGTAGAAATTGAATCCAATCTGAGCGAGGAGTCATCAAACTCTGATCAATCACTAAAAGGCTTTTCAATTAGCGTAGAAGACGCATCTAAATCCGACTTGGAAACGCTGGATGAAAATGCACTGGAAACAAATCAAGAGGAGTCTCTGTCCGACGATGTGGAGACTGAGATCATAACTGTGCTGCAATCCGACGAGGAGGACTCGGATTCGCAGATCATATTTGTTGAGATTGAAACAGAAACTTTGGCGTCGGCAGAGGAAAATGGAATCCCATCTGAGCAgcgtaattttaaattgatattccccaaggaaaaggaaaagctAGAGATCGAGGCAGAGGAAGAGCAAGACACTGAATCGAATCCTTTAGCTGAGCAGCTGATTGTGGAGGATATCTGTGAGCTGTTAGCCGAAggtaaaatggaaaatgcagagcagcagcaactggatGCAGAAGTTGAGGAATCGATTACTGAAGTAGACAGCGAGAAGCCAAGTGTATCTTTAAATGAAGATGAAGGACAACAGGAAGAACAGCAGCTGGAGACAGTAAATGACACTAGCGAGGAGGCTGCAGATGAGCTACAGGAGATGCAGACTCAGAGCAGTGACATGGAGCAAGCAGCTGCAGAGGAAGAGCTGCTTATATTGACTGAAACCACCAAAGAAATCTTAGAACAACTTAAGCAAGATAACAAAACTGATATTGTTGATGAAGTTATGGAAGACACTTCAGAAATAGAGCCGGAAGCCGTCGCTGTAGAATTGAAAACGATTCAGGCAATTCAAAAGGAGAAACCCTTGGAgaataagcaaacaaaaaatgaactGACAGAGTACGAAATCAAAATGCAAGAGCCAAAATTAGAAGAATCTGACGTGATTCCAACTAAACAGGTGAAGGAGGAAACTCCTATAGCCTTCCCAGCTAAACCTGTAATGAAGGAATCTCCTAAGGCCCCTCCTGCTAATCAGATGATGAAGGAAACTGTTGTAGCTGCTCCAGCCAAACCGGTGAAGGAAGAAACATCTGCAGCCTCTCCAATTATACAGATGAAGGATAAAACTCCAGTAGCTGCCCCAACTAAACCTGTGAAGGAGGAAACTATTATAAGCACTCCAGCTAAAACTGTGAAGAAGGAAACTATTCCAGTTACTCCAGTTAAACAGGTGAAGGAGGAATCTCCTGTAGCCGAACCTGCTGCAGCAAAACCTTCAACCCTTCCCTTATCTGTAGAACCGGCAGCAGCTTCAACTGAGCCAACTGAAATCCCTTCAGCTGAAGCGCAACTGTCCACAAGCAAAGCAGATTCTATGGAATCTCGTCCAACtgagaagaagaaaacaaatggTAGTCCGGCTCCTgctcccgctcccgctcccAGTCCAAAGAGAGAAAAGGCCTCCACATCTTCATCAGTTGCAACCAACGTTCCAATCGTTGAGTGCGATGCCTTGTTCAAGGTTCTGGATGAGGCCAACGCACAGATGCGTCACGAGGAGAAGACCAAAAAGAAATTGAAGCAGTCGACAAAGAAACAGAAGCTGGAGACTTCCAGACAGAGCTCGCCGACGCCTCCAACACGCTCCAAAAAATCGCAGGGCAAGAAGGGTGCACGTCGCAATACCATAAGCGAGGATCACCAGGAGAAGGAAACATTGCCATTGACCAATAAGCGTCGTAACTCTCTACATCCTTTTAAAGCATCCCCGAGTCCAGAACGTCGTCCAGAGGTGGATTCCAAaccaagcaacagcagcaagaagacaaaggaaaagaaaacatCACGCAAAGGAGGAGCAGCCAAGGATTCAATGGAGTCAAATGGAAAATTCGGTGAGCTGCCAAGTCGCAGCATTGGCACGCCCACATCTGAAGTGGACGCACCCAATCCCCTCCTGGACATTGCCAAGTTTATAGAGGATGGCGTCAAATTGCTCGAGCGCGACTACAAGGTGGACGACGAGCAGGATGAGCAGCAGGAGGATGAGTTTTCCAGTCGTGTGGCCAATCTGGAAACTCCAGCAACCACTCCATCTCCATCCCCCACTGTCAGCAGCGAGGATCTGTCGTCGGGAGTCAGACGCTCCCATCGCATTAAGCAGAAGCCGCAGGGCACCAAGTCGAGTGTGGGACGAGGAAGCAGCTCCCACACGCCATCTATTAGCATGGAGCAACAGCTATCGGAGCTGGCGCACATTGAAGCCATCAATGAGCAGTTCCTGCGTCAGGAAGGACTCCAGACATTCCAAACACTGCGTGACAACTATTATCGTTGTGCTCGGCAGGTGAGCAAGGAGAATGCGGAGATGCAATGCGATTGCTTTGTCACCGGAGACGAGGAGGGATTGGGACAGCTGCGATGTGGCGATGGTTGCATCAATCGCATGCTAATGATCGAATGTGGACCGCTCTGCACCAACGGGGATCGCTGCACGAACAAACGATTCCAGCAGCATCAGGGCTGGCCCTGTCGCGTCTTTCGCACCGAGAAGAAGGGATGCGGCATCACGGCCGAGCTACAGATACCGCCCGGCGAGTTCATCATGGAGTATGTGGGCGAGGTGATCGACAGCGAGGAGTTTGAGCGTCGCCAGCATTTGTATTCCGAGGATCGCAATCGTCACTATTATTTCATGGCACTCCGTGGCGAGGCGATCATCGATGCCACCTCCAAGGGCAACATCTCACGTTACATCAATCACAGCTGTGATCCCAATGCGGAGACTCAGAAGTGGACAGTGAACGGGGAACTGCGCATTGGTTTCTTCAGCGTGAAGAGCATTCTGCCTGGCGAGGAGATCACCTTTGATTATCAATATCAACGCTATGGACGCGATGCCCAACGTTGTTACTGCGAGTCCACCAATTGTCGTGGTTGGATTGGCAACGAGCCGGAGTCGGATGAGGGAGAACAGCTCGACACGGAAAGCGACAGTGAGCCGGAATCCTTGAACGAGGAACCGCGCTTGGAGCAGGGACAAAAGATCAAGACACCCAAGGGCACCAAGTCAAAGGCACAATTGAAGCTGCCTGCTGCGCGCAGAAAGCGTAAGGAGCAACCCAAGGCCAAGGATCGGGAGTACAAGGCCGGACGTTGGCTGCGGCCTTCGGGTGGCGCCAGCGGAGAGAAGTCTCCATCTGGCAAGCACGATCACATCGAGGATCCGGATGTGCTGGAGCAGCTAACGCTACTCAGTGGCAGTGGACTGAAGAATCAGTTGGATACGCTGCGTTTCTCGCGTTGCATGGTGCGTGCCAAGCTGCTGCAGACTCGCCTCCAATTGCTGGGCGTGCTCACCCGCGGCGAGTTACCCTGTCGCCGCCTCTTCCTGGACTATCATGGTCTGCGTCTACTACACGCCTGGATCAGCGAGAGCGGTAGCGATGATCAACTGCGTCTGGCGCTGCTCGATGCTCTCGAATCGCTGCCCATTCCCAACAAGACAATGCTGAACGACAGTCGCGTCTACCAGAGCGTAGAGCTATGGAGCAATCCCGCTCCAGATGTGGAATTGGATGCAGTGCATCAGCGCATTTTGGCGCTGCTGCAGAAGTGGAATGGATTGCCCGAAATCTTTCGCATACCCAAACGAGAACGCATCGAACAGATGAAGGAGCACGAACGGGAGGCAGAtcgccagcaacagcaacatgctGCACCCACAGCTCTGGAGGACAGTAACAGCGCCTCCTCCCTGCTGAACACTGATCGCTATCGTCAGGATCGCTTCAGACGGGACACCAGCAGTCGCTACGAGAAGTCAAAGCCGCCTTCTCGGATGAGTGGCAACAATACCATCTGCACCATCACCACAATGCCCCACTCGGAGGGGGCAAGTGGCAGCAAGTCCGAGAGTCGCAGACGTTCCGACTTTGATCCCCGTCGCACTATAACCAAGGAGATGCGACGTTCGCTATTCGAGAGAAAG GTGGCTCAGGATGAGGCGGAGAAGCGTGTGGGCAGCGAGGATTGGCGTGAGCACGAGGCGCGCTGTGAATACTTTGGCCTCGATCTGAACACAGATCGCAAGCTCCTGCCCTTTTATCAGAATGTGGAGACCAACGAGTGGTTCAATAGCGATGATATGCCAGTGCCAACTCCACCGCGTTGTGGCGACAACAATGAGCCTCCCTCGCCAGAGTATCCCGATGATGTGGAGTATAAGCTGCCGCCTCATGTGGAACCATTGCCACCATCCTGGCACTGGACAACAGACGCCGAAGGGgacatttattatttcaatttaatcgaTCGTATCCCGCAATGGCATCCACCGACGGCCGAGCAGCGTCTCCAGAAGCTGGTGTACGATGAGCCTGAGCCGGAAGTGAAGGCGGATGAGCCTACGGATGAACTGGTCAGCATTGATATTGACTGTAGCAGCAATCTCAGTGCCAAATCCATGCAGCAGTACATCGAGGCGAAGATTCGCGAACGCAGGGAATTGCGACGTCATCGTCTCGTTTCGGTTCGTGTCATAAGTCCAAGACGCGAGGAGGATCGTGTCTACAACCAACAGGAGTCTCGCAAATACAAGGAGAACAAGGAGAAGATACGACGTCGCAAAGAGATCTATCGACGCACTCGCAACGATTCAAATAATCCAGAACCATTGGATGATCTACCCCAAGATGCGTTGCCCATTCAAAGATATCTCTATTCCTCCGACGACGAGACCACCGATTGCGATGCCAATTTGTCATTAGCTGATATCGACGTTAAAAAGGAGCCCGGTCGTTCATCCGAAACGGAGACACTGCAGGGCGCCAAGCGCAAGTTGCCCCCATTGGAGGGACAGAAGAAGCATCGCAGTGAACGCGACAAGAAGCGCAAAAC CGCCTCAACTGCCCGCGAGGCGAGTGACAAGTTCAACTTTGAGATAAGTGGACATGTGGCCGAGCTGTTGCGTCCTTACCGCCAAGATAACTGCCAGCTGGGCCGCATTACAAGCGACGAGGATTACAAGTTCTTGATTAAGCGG TTGAGCCAACATATTACGTCCAAGGAGAAACGCTATTGCGACAATACTGGCAATCCTTTGGCCTGCACTGAGTCGGTTAAATACAAATCCCACGACTTCATCAAGCAATATATGCGCGAGAAAGGACCTATCTATAAAAGACCAATTGATAAAACTgactaa
- the LOC117787573 gene encoding uncharacterized protein LOC117787573 isoform X2 — MSIMRIKGIIESQKGEDLTKLRMVVSKLDDHLKDTNEKLANLRHKIKMEANPNLRETFLKKSHTMVWEQQTIRRILEDYKRKLNVMVFDDASKKYDKKQRQVSARNDKLFELFESNDLGPEKAIPKDDNANLEKKAEETESADEFEDSKSSEDQETGKLKFVDKTEDVKDTQNHVKKRKTSEDISGIATEVTEDIAPRQIAINTPAEALIHLAALQEYAMMNDNFRASGLLIQVEKAFQNPPNSNDFEL, encoded by the exons ATGTCGATTATGCGAATTAAAGGCATAATAGAGTCGCAAAAGGGCGAAGATCTTACAAAGCTCAGGATGGTTGTATCAAAGTTGGATGACCActtaaaagatacaaatgaaaaacttgCAAATTTAcgacataaaattaaaatggagGCAAATCCCAACTTAAGGGAAACGTTTTTGAAGAAATCACATACAATGGTATGGGAACAGCAAACAATACGAAGAATTCTTGAGGATTACAAAAGAAAACTGAATGTTATGGTATTTGATGATGCTTCAAAG aaGTATGATAAGAAACAACGTCAAGTATCTGCAAGAAATGATAAGCTCTTTGAACTATTTGAAAGTAACGATTTGGGGCCGGAA AAAGCTATCCCTAAGGATGACAATGCCAATCTTGAAAAAAAGGCAGAAGAAACGGAGTCCGCAGATGAATTTGAAGATAGCAAATCAAGCGAAGACCAGGAAACCGGGAAACTAAAATTTGTAGATAAAACTGAGGATGTCAAAGACACACAG AATCATGTGAAAAAGCGTAAGACATCAGAGGATATCAGTGGAATTGCCACAGAGGTTACAGAAGATATCGCACCCCGCCAAATTGCCATCAACACTCCCGCCGAGGCATTAATACACTTAGCAGCTCTTCAAGAATATGCAATGATGAATGATAATTTTCGAGCCTCGGGACTTTTAATACAGGTGGAAAAGGCATTTCAGAATCCACCAAATAGCAACGATTTCGAACTGTAG
- the LOC117788742 gene encoding uncharacterized protein LOC117788742: MSDDDGSQYGGSGSSSQRIRNVLTLEERVEAIRQYDIVPMYSKIAKNFNCSWEQIKSIVSNRVPILEFYEATRHNNKQPNSKFEELRRRKLNFLGHCLYEYIQRAQYYLHSDINEELIRTKALEFQSLMGIENFIPNKSWINHFKAAYNITLSNRQIMITRKPPRSLDLRDIMSYCGRNTSTSDSSPKPAETPSTAPQAAVTPSSVIAKPAATAERMLLLSPRKPVDIRSLYRTKTLVTASSQNQATLDEMQLRRKRKISFLEKALYEYISRSQFHHKNKGRLDVDHLREVAISLRDILKIENFFPDRMWFNHFKSHYNFSFTEGVPLTGRRVPLSLDLRDIVSYCGRHEQREQPLGSITLTPKETEPGRLVHLPIVEHNSETRSKAVDEDDDCVAIEVPTELIEIKDDDEDPEKPCDVNKRNDLKRHLATTASSPFPLKIKKIESLNTRAQSPGHYSESSNDAELPRCVQNYDDALRLLKPLEEFALLEENYRAIGLLTQLEKIFESGAKSAHNVNSSK; encoded by the exons ATGTCTGAC GATGATGGCAGTCAGTACGGTGGAAGTGGCAGCAGTTCCCAGCGTATACGAAATGTCCTGACCCTGGAGGAGCGTGTGGAGGCCATACGACAATATGATATTGTACCCATGTACAGTAAAATTGCCAAGAATTTCAACTGCAGCTGGGAGCAGATCAAGAGCATCGTTTCCAATCGAGTCCCGATATTGGAATTTTATGAGGCAACgcggcacaacaacaaacaacccAATTCCAAGTTCGAGGAGCTGCGCAGACGCAAGCTAAACTTTCTGGGACATTGTCTCTATGAGTATATCCAGCGTGCTCAGTATTATCTACATTCCGATATCAATGAGGAGCTGATACGCACCAAGGCATTGGAGTTTCAATCCCTCATGGGCATTGAAAACTTTATACCCAATAAG TCCTGGATCAATCACTTTAAGGCTGCCTACAACATAACACTCTCGAATCGCCAGATTATGATAACGCGTAAGCCTCCCCGCTCCCTGGATCTGCGTGACATCATGTCCTACTGTGGCAGGAACACTTCCACATCAGACAGCAGTCCAAAGCCAGCAGAGACGCCTTCTACAGCTCCACAGGCAGCTGTGACTCCCAGCTCTGTGATAGCCAAGCCTGCAGCAACTGCTGAACGGATGTTATTGCTGTCACCTCGGAAACCCGTGGATATACGTTCGTTATATCGCACCAAGACATTGGTGACTGCCTCCAGTCAGAACCAGGCCACCTTGGATGAGATGCAGCTGCGACGCAAGCGGAAAATCAGTTTCCTGGAGAAAGCGCTTTACGAATACATTTCACGATCGCAGTTTCACCACAAGAACAAGGGTCGTCTCGATGTGGATCATCTGCGCGAGGTGGCTATCAGTCTGCGTGATATACTCAAGATCGAGAACTTCTTTCCGGATCGAATGTGGTTTAATCACTTCAAGAGCCACTACAACTTTAGCTTCACAGAGGGAGTGCCTCTCACTGGACGCCGTGTGCCGCTTTCTCTGGATCTGCGCGACATCGTCAGCTACTGTGGACGACATGAGCAGCGGGAGCAGCCATTGGGCAGCATTACATTGACGCCCAAGGAGACGGAACCCGGTCGATTGGTGCATCTGCCAATTGTTGAACATAATTCGGAGACGCGCAGCAAAGCAgttgatgaagatgatgattgTGTGGCCATTGAAGTACCCACTGAGCTCATTGAGATCAAAGATGATGACGAGGATCCAGAAAAACCTTGTGACGTTAATAAGCGCAACGATCTCAAGCGTCATCTAGCAACAACTGCTTCTTCCCCCTTTCCCCTTAAGATAAAGAAGATTGAATCACTTAACACAAGAGCACAGAGTCCGGGACATTATTCCGAGTCTAGCAACGATGCAGAGTTGCCACGGTGCGTGCAGAACTATGACGATGCACTGCGTCTGCTGAAACCACTCGAGGAATTTGCTTTGCTCGAGGAAAACTATCGTGCTATTGGACTGCTCACTCAACTGGAGAAAATCTTCGAAAGCGGTGCCAAATCTGCACATAATGTTAACTCTTCCAAATAG
- the LOC117787573 gene encoding uncharacterized protein LOC117787573 isoform X1 yields the protein MSIMRIKGIIESQKGEDLTKLRMVVSKLDDHLKDTNEKLANLRHKIKMEANPNLRETFLKKSHTMVWEQQTIRRILEDYKRKLNVMVFDDASKKYDKKQRQVSARNDKLFELFESNDLGPEKAIPKDDNANLEKKAEETESADEFEDSKSSEDQETGKLKFVDKTEDVKDTQKNHVKKRKTSEDISGIATEVTEDIAPRQIAINTPAEALIHLAALQEYAMMNDNFRASGLLIQVEKAFQNPPNSNDFEL from the exons ATGTCGATTATGCGAATTAAAGGCATAATAGAGTCGCAAAAGGGCGAAGATCTTACAAAGCTCAGGATGGTTGTATCAAAGTTGGATGACCActtaaaagatacaaatgaaaaacttgCAAATTTAcgacataaaattaaaatggagGCAAATCCCAACTTAAGGGAAACGTTTTTGAAGAAATCACATACAATGGTATGGGAACAGCAAACAATACGAAGAATTCTTGAGGATTACAAAAGAAAACTGAATGTTATGGTATTTGATGATGCTTCAAAG aaGTATGATAAGAAACAACGTCAAGTATCTGCAAGAAATGATAAGCTCTTTGAACTATTTGAAAGTAACGATTTGGGGCCGGAA AAAGCTATCCCTAAGGATGACAATGCCAATCTTGAAAAAAAGGCAGAAGAAACGGAGTCCGCAGATGAATTTGAAGATAGCAAATCAAGCGAAGACCAGGAAACCGGGAAACTAAAATTTGTAGATAAAACTGAGGATGTCAAAGACACACAG AAGAATCATGTGAAAAAGCGTAAGACATCAGAGGATATCAGTGGAATTGCCACAGAGGTTACAGAAGATATCGCACCCCGCCAAATTGCCATCAACACTCCCGCCGAGGCATTAATACACTTAGCAGCTCTTCAAGAATATGCAATGATGAATGATAATTTTCGAGCCTCGGGACTTTTAATACAGGTGGAAAAGGCATTTCAGAATCCACCAAATAGCAACGATTTCGAACTGTAG